From Paenarthrobacter sp. A20:
ACCGACGGACTGCTCATGGCGTTCATGGAACAGGACAACTTCGACCATCACATCGACAACTTGGATCTCGCCTCGCAGTACGGGCGCCAACCACGTGTACTGAACCGGGACGCCGTTCACGAGCAGGAACCACAGCTCACCGACGAAGTCCTCGGCGGCATCTACTTCCCACACGAACGGCACGTTGATCCGGGAGCAATGACGGCAGCGCTGCACCAGCGGCTGTCAGCAATGGGCGTCGAGATCATCGAGAACTCGCCGATCGATGCTGTGGAACGCAAAGGCGACCAAGTAACCACGGTGCATAGCGGGGGAAACCGGTACACCGCTGACAACTTTGTCCTCGCTGCAGGCGCCTGGAGCGGGAAGCTGTCCCGGCAGTTTGGGGTGGCGCTACCCGTGCGACCAGGGAAAGGCTACAGCGTTGAGGTTCCCGCCCTGGGCCTGCGCAGCGCGGTGAACCTTTGGGACGCAAAAGTTGCGGTGACCCCGTTCAACGAACGACTTCGCCTGGCCGGCACCATGGAGTTCGGCGGACTGGACGAGAAGATCAACCAGGTCCGCGTCGATGCCATCCTGCGCGCGCCCTCGAAATACTTCCGCAACTGGGAGGCGCCCGCTGTGAAGCCAACACCGATGGCCGGCATGCGGCCGATGACGCCTGACGGACTTCCGGTCATCGGCCACCTTGGACAACTGCAGAACACCTTCGTCTCAACCGGCCACGGAATGATGGGCATCACCCTGGCACCCGGCACCGCCGCTGCCCTCACGGATCTGATCGTTCACGGCCGTACGGCGCCCACCCTTCAGCCCTTCAGAGCCGACCGTTTCCGGGGCGTTCAACGCCAACCGGTCCCGGCCCTATAAGACCTCCCCCTCGTCAAACACCCGAAAAGGACTTCACACCATGTCTCACATCAAAAAGGAACTCCGCGGCATCCTTGCTGCCGTCACCACCCCGTTCAACCAGGACGGCAGCGCAATCGACGAATCCGCCCTGCAGCGCCAAGTTGACCGCTTGGTTAAGGCCGGCATCCACGGCATCGTCCCCACCGGCACCACCGGTGAATTCACCACCCTGTCAGCTGACGAATACCGCCGCGTCATCGAGCTTTACGTCAAGGGTGCCGACGGACGGATTCCTGTAGTCGCAGGCATCGGCGCACTCTCCACACAGGGGGCCATCGATCTTGCACAGCACGCCGAGTCTGTCGGTGCCGACGCGATCATGCTGGTCCCGCCCTTCTATGATCCCCTTGACCTGAAAACCCTCAAGTCCTTCCTGTCAGCAGTCGCAGAATCCATCACCATCCCGATCGTCTACTACAACGTTCCGGGAGCCACCGGAATCCAGCTCACTGCCGCTGAGCTCGCCGAGCTGGGCGACATCGACGGGGTCGACTACATCAAGAACACCTCCGACGACGCTGTTGGCCTTGCCGAACTCTTGGCCGCACGCACCGACCGCATCAAGGCCTTCAACGGCTGGGACACCCTCACGTTCTTCGGCATCGCTTCCGGCGCTGAAGCCTCCGTATGGGGCACCGCGGGTGTGGTTCCAGAACTCGCCGTCGAATTCTGGAACGCGCTGGCGGAAGAGAAGGACCTGATCCGCGCCCGCGAACTGTGGAAACACCTCTGGGCCATCAGCGACTTCCTCGAGTCCGTCAACTACGTAGCGGGCATCAAAGCCGGTCTGGAACTCATCGGTGAACCCGTGGGACCGGTCCGCCTGCCCATCCAGCCCCTGCCCGCCGAAGAGCGCGAACGCTTCGCGACTATCCTGCGCGCCGCAGGCGTCCATCTGGTAGCGCCATAGCGTCTCCTGACGCTCACGCGACAACCTGATTACCCCAGGATGAAGGGCCTCTGGGACATCTCCGGCAAATTGCCGAAGGACCCAGCGGCGCTCCCGTGGTCACAGACAGCCCCAGTAAAGGGACGCGCGCCAAGTGCCCAATCCACAGCAAAGAATGAAAGCAGGAGTTGTGAGCCAGTTCATTAATGGCAAGATCGTCAACGGAACCACCGGGGAAACCGTGGACATCATCGACCCGTCCAACGGAACAACCATCGCCACTCTCACCCTCGCCGGCAGTGACGATGTAAAGCTCGCCGTTCAGGCTGCCCGGAATGCCTTCCCGGCCTGGTCCCGCGCCACCCCGGCTGAGCGCTCCGCGGTGCTGACTAAGTTCGCGGCCCTCATGGAAGAGCGAGCCGAGGAATTCGCGCAGCTCGAAACCCGCCAGGCCGGCAAACCCATCCGCCTCACACGGGAGTTCGACGTCCCGGGCACCATCGACAACATTGCTTTCTTTGCGGGGGCTGCCCGCAACCTCGAAGGCAAGGCCACCGGCGAATACTCGCCAGATCACACCTCTTCCATCCGCCGCGAAGCGATCGGCGTCATTGCTTCCATCTCGCCGTGGAACTACCCCCTGCAGATGGCTGCATGGAAGATCCTGCCAGCCATCGCCGCCGGCAACACAATCGTCCTCAAACCCGCCGAGATCACCCCCTTGACCTCCCTGCTGTTCGCCGAAGTGGCAACGGCAGCGGGCCTGCCCCACGGTGTCGTGAATGTCCTTACGGGCCGCGGGTCCACTGTCGGAGCCGAGCTGCTGCGCCACCCGGACGTGGATATGCTCTCCTTCACCGGCTCCACCAGCGTGGGCCGGACCGTACTGGAGGCTGCAGCAACCACCGCCAAACGGGTTCACTTGGAACTCGGCGGCAAGGCACCATTCGTAGTGTTCGACGACGCCGACCTCGAAGCAGCCATCCACGGTGCGGTCGCAGGAAGCCTCATCAACACCGGTCAGGACTGCACCGCAGCCACCCGCGCCATAGTCCACCGCTCCTTGTACGAAGACTTCATTTCCGGTGTTGCTGAGCTGTACGCCAAAGTAAAGCTCGGCCGCACCCAGGACCCCGCAACGGACCTCGGCCCACTCGTCTCACAGGCCCACCGGCAGAAGGTAGCCGAAATGGTGGACCGGGCACGCGGCTACGCCCGTGTCTTCGGAGGCGGAATTCCCGGCGGCGACTTAGCCGCCGGCTCGTACTACCGACCCGCCCTGGTAGCCGACGCGACTCCGGACAGCGAAATCTTCCGAGACGAAGTCTTTGGACCGGTCCTCGCCGTCACCCCGTTCGATACCGACGACGAAGCCATCACCCTCGCCAATGACACCCCTTACGGCCTCGCCGCTTCCGTCTGGACCAAAGACATTTACCGCAGCCTCCGAGCCACCCGCGAAATCCGCGCAGGCGCAGTCTGGGTCAACGACCACATCCCCATCATCAGCGAAATGCCCCACGGCGGTATGAAACAGTCAGGCTTCGGCAAAGACATGTCCACCTACTCCCTGGACGAGTACACAGTCATCAAGCACGTCATGTTCGACCTCACCGGAGATAAAGCCAAGAGCTGGCACCGGACCATCTTTGCCCTCGAACAATAGGCAGAACTGGCGGGCAGGGACTCTTCGCGGCCCCCGCCCGCCCGTTCTTCCTTGACCACACAGGAAACCTGACGCAATTGAAGCCATTGTCCGGAGCAAACAAGTAAGAGAGGAATTACCGTGGACCTCAGACGCATAGATGACTGGTCAACACTGAGCGGCGCCAACGTGCAGATCCGCTTGCACGGACATACTGTCTGCGCCGGAATTGTGGATGCAGTTACCGAGAACGGACGGATTCTCTGGATCCTGCCCACGGGGGACAGCAGAAGGCTCTACGAGCAGGACGGATCTTATGAGGTCTGGGCTACTGAAGAGAAGGCCGGCTTCCATTACCGAGTGTCGCTGGGTCTAACGTGCGCGCTTAGGGTCTGACAGACCCGCGGACCGTGACGTCCTAAGGCGCACCGACACGAAAGAGATTCGGGCAGGCTGGTGGTAGAAGCCCTTTCCTGGAGCTAGGACGCACTCCGGCTGGCAAGCAGAGTGATGAGATCCTGAGCGCTTTTAATCGTGTGGTCAGTAAAGGCTGCCTTGATGACTTCCAAGTCACGCGTCCTCAAAGCTTCCACCAAGTGCTCGTGTACGCGATGGGCGCGGGCTGGGTCGGCGCGGGTCGCCTGATCCTGGGCAAGCACAATGGTGAGATGGGCCTCTGTGACTGGCCAAAGCCTCAGCAGAAGCGCGTTCTCAGATGCAGCCCAGATATTGCGGTGGAAAGCAACATGGTTTTCGTGTTGCACCAACGGATCGGGATCCATGGACAGCCGGCTGTACTGTTCCCAACTGTCTTCGACCATCTGCATCCGCCGCCCTGAGGGGTCATCGACTATGGCAGAGGCCGCGAGGAGATCCAAGGCAAGCCTGGCATGGGCGAGGTCCATGATTCCCGTGGCATCAAGAGTAGCGACTCGTAAACCGCGATACGGCTCCTGCACAAGAAGACCCTCCTGGGCCATCTGATTCAGGGCCTCGCGAACCGTCGGGCGACTAACGTTGAGCCATTCTGAAAGCTGCACTTCGGTGAGCTTCTCGCCCGGTTTAATGTTGCCGAGCACAACTGCCCGCCGGATCTCGTTGACAACGCCATCCCGGCGCGAAATCGTCGCCACGGGAGACATCCTTGTCACTTCAGGAGCTGACCCCACTTTTACCTCCATAAATATCCGCAGATTGTCTGACAAAACGATAGTGCATTTGGGGCCGGGTGTAAATCACCCGGCCCCCAGAGCGAACAATATCGAGTGAACTCGTACCGCCTCGCAGGATCAGACCATGGTCGTCGTTTCCTCCGCTGTCATTGGTGCAGCTTCGGTGACGCTCCCTTGTCGGACATATCCCTTGCGCTCCACGTCGGGAAATGCGTCACCGCTGACGACGAACCGCGATGACGCTTCAACGGTTGAGCCGGTCTTCCAGTCACGAGTCCGGCCCATGGAGAGCGCTTGGGTAACCAGTCGTCGGTCGTTCTGGCTGGAAATGATGCGTTCTCGGAGACCTATGACATCGAAGCGTTCGAAGATCAAATCCCGGAGGTGGAGTTCCACTTCCTGGTGTTCGTCCTGTCCTGCCAGGTTTTTGAGTTCGTGGGGATCGAGTCTCAGATTGAACAGCATTGGGGCGTATGCCTCCGAGTAAACAAGCTTGTAATCACCTTCCCGGACCATGAACCGCGGCGCGACGGTGGCGTTGTCGTGTCCTTCAACGAAAGCCACCGTCGAGATGTCTGACTTTGTGTTGTCCAGAAGGTCAGGGGCAAGGGATGTCCCATCGAGGTGTGGGTGTCCTTGCTCGCTTCTTGCGCCGACAAGATCCAGCACCGTTGGCAGGACGTCAACAAGTGAAACCGGCCCTGTGGAGCGCCGTGGTGTGATCCGACCGGGGTAGGAGATCAGCAACGGGACTTGAACTGAAGGTTCAAAGAATGTCTTTTTGAACCACATTCCTCTTTCGCCCAGCATCTCGCCATGATCAGAGGTGAATACGACCACGGTGTCCTGGGCTTGACCGGTTTCTTCGAGGGCTTGGAGAACGGCGCCGATTTTAGTGTCAACGTAACTGATCATCGCGAAGTACGCTCGTCGGGCCCGCCGGGTCTCGGATTCACCGATGGAGTATTTGGCCATTCCGTTGATTTCGTAGACGAGTTTGCTGTGCTCGTCGAGGTCCTCGTAATTGACGGGGGACACGGCAGGCATCGGAATTGTGTTCTCGTCGTAGAGGTCGAGGTACTCCTGTGAAATCACGAAGGGATCGTGGGGGGATGTGAAGGAAACTGTTGCCATCCATGGGCGTAAACGGCCGGCCCTGGCGGCATTGAGAATGTGGTGGCGCGCCAGAAGAGACACTTCTTCGTCGTGTTCCATCTGCATTGTCCAGACCGCGGGTCCCGAGTCCAGGACCGTCCCAACGTCCGAGTTGCCTGCTCCCGTTTCGTAGGGGTATCGGGTAGCATCGCGCTGCCACCGGGGTGTCCAGGAGAAGTCACATGGATAGAGCTCAGGGGTCAGCCGGTTCTCGAATCCGTGTAATTGGTCGGGTCCGAGGAAGTGCATCTTGCCGATCAGTGTCGTGTCGTAGCCTTCGTTGCGTAAGTAGTGGGCGATCGTTGGGACCGATGCGGGGAATTCAGCGCCGTTGTCGTACGCTCCGATGTTACTGGGCAGGCGCCCGCTCATCAGCGATGCCCTTGAAGGGGAGCAAAGTGGGTATGCGCAGTAGGCGTCGGCAAAGTTGGCCGAGCGCTCAATGAGCTTGGCGATGTTTGGCGCGACGATATCGCCCTTGGTGATTAGGTCGATGCTTGCGGAGGTCATCTGGTCCGCCATCAGAACCAGAACGTTAGGTTGAGAAGCCATGGAATTCCTAAAGGTAGTATCGCGTATCAATGCGTGAAGGTCGGTGGGAGGCAAGCCCGGTAAACCAGCGAGGCCATTGCTGTGAAGTCGAAAACTGGCAGGCCGGTTTCTCTTGCCAGGCGGTGGGCGTAGGGAGGGATGTCTGAGCATTCCAACACCAGTGCACCAACGTCAGGATGGCTGCGGAGCATGTCAGCAACTTCGCCTACCAGCTGGTCCTCAAAGGCTTGGGAGTCGAGATCGGGTTTGCGCTGAGTGCGGATGACGTCCACGAACTCGGGGCAAGAGTCGACTGCGGCGACGGCCAGAGCTGTTGATTGGCTAACTCCGGACTGTTGAAGGAAACCGTGTTCGAAAATGCGGTTTCCCGCAGCGGTCACCACACCGACTTTCCGGTCTGGGCCGATCATTCCTGCGACCATCGGGATCAGCATCAGCGGCGAAGTGAAGACTGGAACATTCAATTCTCGTGCCGCATGTTCCTGGAAGACAGCGAACAGTCCGCACGTCGTTGTAATTGCGGCCGCGCCCTGTCGTTCCAGTTCCAATGCAGCCGTCATGAAGGCCTCACGGATGGATTGGTCTGGTCCCTGTCCTTCAAGCCACCATCCGGGCCTGATCTTTGCAGTGGCATACTTCACCGGGAAATCGAAGCTGGACGGGTTGGCCATGTTGCCTCGCGCCTTGGGATAGGTCGAATCCAGCTCAACAATTCCAAGGACCGGACGTGTGGCGTAGTCCCCTGAGGTGAGCCTTTGCGGAGACGCTTCAGTGTCGTGAGCTGTCGTCGGCATTGGTGGGTGCCTCCTCTGTAGTTAGCGGCTGGGGGAGGGTGCGCTGCCCTTTGGCCCTCGCGCGGCGCTTGCGGATAAGGCGGAATGCCGAGTAGGCCGCAGCGGCCACTGCCAGCGCTATCAAGGTTCCAGAGATCGGGCGGGTCATGAAGATCGTCAGGTCCCCACGTGAGAGCAGGAGTGATTGACGGAAGGCGGGTTCCAGGATGGATCCGAAGACGAATCCGAGGATCAGCGGTCCGCCTTCGAAGCCGGCCTTGCGGAGGAAGAAGCCGACGATGCCGGCGATGATAGCGACCCAGATGTTGAAAACGTCATTTGCTGCCGAGAAGGCGCCCACGAGGAGTACAAGCATCGTGCCGGTTGTCATCAAAGCGACAGGCACCCTGGCCACCTTCACCCATACCCGGACGAGCGGCAGGTTGAGGATCAGGAGCACAAGGTTACCGATGAACATCGAGGCGATCACGCCCCAAAAGATGTCAGGATGTTCCACGACCAAGGAAGGGCCCGGCGTGATGCCCTGGATCAAGAGAGCGCCGAAGATGACGGCAAGAATGGGATTGGGAGGCAACCCCAAAGTCAGTAGCGGGATGAATGTCGCAACGGCTCCAGCGTTGTTTGCCGTCTCAGGCCCGGCAACCCCTTCGATGGCGCCCTTGCCGAAGCGGCTTGGGTCTTTGGCTAGGCGCCGTTCGAGCGAGTAGGACGCCACGGAGGGAAGATCCCCGCCACCGCCCGGGACGGTTCCCAAAAGACTGCCCAGGATCGAGCCCCGAATGATCGGTCCGGCGCTCCGGCGCATGTCGTCTCGCGTAGGAAGTACCTTCCCGACGGGGCCTGCGGCGGCAGTGGGTGTCGGCTCCATAAGTCCGGAAAGCAACTCGCTGATGCCATAGACACCAATGATGATGACCACAAGGTTGAACCCGTCCAGCAGTTCGGGCACACCGAAATCCAAGCGTGGGGCGGCGTCAACGGGGTCCAAACCTACGACAGCCAGCAGAAGACCGATGCCGGCGGAAATGACGCCCTTGATCAGCGGGCCTTGGCTCATAGCGCTGACCAGCAGCAAGCCCAAGAGTGCAATCACCGTGTATTCCGGGGGGCCAATTCTGAGGCCGAACTCGGCCATGAGCGGAGCGATGAGCACCAGGGCGCAAGTGGCGACCAGGCCGCCGACGAAGGAGCCGATTGCCGCGATACCCAGGGCCGCGCCGGCTCTTCCTTGGCGTGCCATTTGGTAGCCGTCAAAGGTGGTCACTACCGAGGCGGACTCGCCAGGAAGTTTTAGTAGCACGGCGGTGATGGTGCCGCCATACATGGCCCCGTAGTAGACGCCGGCCAGCATGATGACAGCTGTGGAAGGCTCAAGTGTAAAGGTGAGCGGGAGGAGTAAAGCGACCGTTGGTCCCGGGCCCAGCCCGGGAAGAACACCGATCAGCATGCCGATCAGCACACCAATCAAGACGAAGAGAAGATTCGCAGGCGTGAAGGCAACCATGAATCCATCAATGATTCCCTGCATTAGAGGGACCCTCCAAAGATCAGCCCGGCCGGCAGTGAAATTCCCAGCCCGACAATGAATATTACGTAGACCGCAGCAGTAAGGATCAATGCCCAAAGCAACGAATACTTCGTTGAGCATCCGTGGAGCACCTTCAACGAGTAGAAGGCCAGCAGGGCAGCGGCGATCGGCGTTCCGGCCACTAGAAGAAGAGGCACGAAGAGAAGCAGAGGCAGGATGGCCAACGCGAGGAGCCGCCACTGGCTTATAGTCAGCGGTTGATTCGAAGCCGAATCAAGGTGCGGCGTAAAGAGAAGTACGATGCACAGCACAATGACCACCGAGGCGATAATGGCTGGCCAAAATCCGGGACCAGGCGCTGTCGGATCTCCAACCCGGTAACTCAACGAGATAGCGAGTATTGCTGCAGCCGTGGCCATGATGCTCAGGGTGACAACGTGTTTGGACAAGAAGCCGTGTCGCTTACGTTCCACGTCCTCGATCCTTTGCTCGTTGTCCGGGACGGTGTTCCCCTCATTGAAGGGCTTTTTGTTCATATCTACAAGCATTGCTTCCACCCCTACTGGGCGACCTTGATGTCCAATTTCGTGATCAGGTCATTGACTTGGGTCAGGGTCTGGGACATCTGGTCATCCAGTCCCGCGCCGGAGACATCCCCGGCCTCGTAAACGCTGTTCTTGAGGAATCCTGAGACCTTCTCGGTTGCCAGGGCGTCCTTGACCGCTCCCTCGAGAGCATCTGCGATTTCCTTGGGCAAGCCCTTCGGTGCCAGCAACACTTCACTGGCAGTAATGCCTGCGTCAGGGAAGCCCGCTTCACTGACGGTTGGGACGTCAGGCAGCTGCTCGACGCGCTTTGGCGTTGAGACGCTCAGGGCTTTGAGCTGACCGGACTTGATGTACGGCAGAGCAACACCAACTTCGGTAGCTGTGGTGTCCACCTGGCCTCCCAGCAGGGCTGTGACAGATGGCGCGGACCCGTCGAAGGGAACGCCTTGGGCGTCGACCTTAGCGGTACTGAACAAGGAAGCCTGGCCAACCTGCACCATGCCACCTACGCCCGGGTGGGCATAAGTGAGCTTGCCTGCTTTGAGCATGTCACCCAAGCTGTTCCAAGGAGAGTCTGCTTTCACGACTTGAACCAAACCGTATGAGCTCTCCTCCGCAATCGGGTCAAAATTCTCCGACGTGTAGGACGTGTTGCGCAGCTTCTGCTGCGCTGTGAAGGCAAAGCTGTTGGTCGACAGCAGCGTGTAACCGTCGGGCTTGGCCTTGCTCACGGCATCAGTGCCCAACACTCCTGCTGCCCCGGGCTTGTTCTCGACGATGAACGTACCGTCCAACTCGTCCTCTAGCTGAGAGGCGATCTGGCGCGCCACAGCATCACTGCCACCACCGGCATTGAACGGAACAACGATCTTTACCGGACTCTTGGGGTAATTCTGCACAGCGTTGGCAGCTCCACCTGAACCGCAGGATGCCGTACCGAGGAGAACGACGGCAAGAGCAGCGAGGGAGGGAAATAGACGTTTCTTCACAGTGACACTCCGTTGAAGTAGGATGCTGATTGTTAGACGATCTGCATTCAGGCTAGTTACTTGGGTCACACAATTCAAGGGGTGGTCGGAAATAGCGGCAGCCAATCACGGGGCTACGTCAGCCCGACGTCGCTGCATGGCTGAGTAAGCGGGCCGCGTACAAAGAAGAAGGAACACATGGAGACACGTCAGGACTCGGAAGAACCCGAAAGCAGGGCATGTTGTACGCCGCCGCGTCGGGCCGCAGCTCCGGTCAGCTCAATGAATCTGTCGGGAATCACAGGAGGGCTGAGGGGCGCGATCTCCCACGAAGATGTACGCATTCCGGCCGGCAACTTCCGTATGGGCGATGCCTTCGGAGAGGGGTACCCAGCAGACGGCGAGGGTCCGGTTCATGAAGTAGAACTCGACAGCTTCCAAATCGATGTCGTAACCGTGACCAACGAAATGTTTGCTACTTTCGTCCAAGCCACCGGGTACACGACAGAAGCGGAAGTCTTCGGCTCATCCGCGGTGTTCCACCTGATTTCCACCGCCCCTCAGAGCTATGTCCTAGGCGTTGCTGAGGGAGCGCCATGGTGGCTAAATGTCCAGGGTGCAGATTGGGCCCACCCGGCTGGGCCATCATCGACAGTCGAGGAAATACTCGACCATCCCGTGGTGCACGTGTCCCACAACGACGCCAAAGAGTACTGCCGCTGGTCAGGCCGCCGGCTACCGACAGAAGCTGAATGGGAATTCGCCGCCCGGGGCGGTCAGAGCGGCAAGCGCTATCCCTGGGGGGACGAACTGACGCCCCAGGACGAACACCGTTGCAACATTTGGCAGGGCACGTTCCCGCAGTCGAACACCATCGAAGACGGATATCTTGGCACCGCTCCCGTACGTTCCTACCCGCCTAACGGGTACGGACTCCATGAAATGGCAGGGAACGTCTGGGAGTGGTGCTCAGACTGGTTTCTGCCCAAGTATTACCGCGCCTCGCCTTCTAGCAACCCCTCGGGCCCAAGCATAGGGGCGGGACGAGTCATGCGTGGTGGCTCCTACCTCTGCCACGAGTCGTACTGTAACCGCTACCGCGTAGCTGCAAGGACAGCTAACTCCCCGGAATCATCGTCCGGTAACTGCGGGTTTCGAACGGTAACCATCTAATGAGCCGACAGACCACCGAGGAACAGGGGGAGGAAGTGCAAGCAGCGTTACTCGAGCGCGCACACCTTGATCCTGCCGTCCGCAGCGGCTTATCGGCTCGGATCCTGCGAGGGGGTAGCGAGCCCGATCCGCGCTTCACTCTGGGCCTCGGTCAAGGTTTCACGACTGACGGATTGAACGGGTTGGGTGTTCGGCCACGTATTATGCCCTTTTCTTCTTTTCCGGCCACGGGCCAACAGGCTCCTTGCGCGACGAGTCCACGGTGGACGTGTCGGCGAGGTCGCCTACCTTGTGGACCTTCAGGGAGTTGGTGGAACCGGCCTGTCCTGGAGGCGAACCGGCTGCGATGACCACCAGGTCGCCTTCCTCCACAAGCTTCATGTCCAGAAGGCTGCGGTCAACCTGTGCAGTCATTTCGTCGGTGTGGCCCACGGTGGGGACCAGTACCGGCTGAATGCCCCAGGTGAGTGCCAGCTGGTTCCAGACGTGCTCCACCGGGGTGAAGGCGAAGACGGGCTTGACGGGGCGCAGACGCGAGAGGCGTCGTGCCGAGTCGCCGGACTGGGTGAAAGTACAGATGTACTTCGCGTCCAGCTGGTCGGCGATTTCGACGGCGGCGCGGGTGATGGCCGCGGGTCTTGGGCTTGGTGCCCAGCGGGGGTACGCGCTCAAGACCGTGCACTTCGGTGGACTCGATGATCCTTGCCATGACCTTGACGGTCTCGATGGGGTACTGGCCCACGGAGGTTTCGCCGGACAGCATCACCGCGTCGGCGCCGTCGAGAACTGCGTTGGCGCAGTCGGAAGCCTCGGCGCGCGTCGGACGCGGGTTGTCGATCATGGACTCGAGGACCTGGGTGGCCACGATGACCGGCTTGGCCCAACGGCGTGCCAATTCAATGGCGCGCTTCTGGACGATCGGCACCTCTTCAAGCGGCAGTTCCACACCGAGGTCGCCACGGGCAACCATGATCGCGTCGAAGGCGTCGATGATTTCGTGGAGCTGCTCCACTGCCTGAGGCTTCTCGATCTTGGCGATCACCGGTACGCGGCGGCCTTCTTCATCCATGATCTCGTGGACGCGCTTGATGTCTGATGCATCACGCACGAACGAGAGGGCGATGAGGTCAGCGCCACGCTTGAGGGCCCAACGGAGGTCGTCCTCGTCCTTTTCGCTCAAAGCGGGGACGTTGACGGCAACACCGGGCAGGTTGATGCCCTTGTTGTTGGATACCTTGCCGCCGACTGTCACGACAGTGACCACCTTGACGTCGTCTACTTCCACGGCACGCAGTGCCACCTTGCCATCGTCAATGAGCAGGGCGTCGCCCACGTTGACGTCTTCGGTAAGGCTCTTGAGCGTGGTGGAGCAGATGTCCTTGGTGCCGGGGACATCTTCGGTGGTGATGGTGAAGGTGTCTCCGACGGCCAACTCGTGGGGTCCGTCAACAAAACGGCCAAGACGGATCTTGGGTCCTTGGAGGTCGGCCATGATGGCCACAGGCTTGCCGAGCTGGGCAGCAGCCTTGCGGACGTTTTCGTAGGTGATGTCATGCACGGAGTAGTCGCCGTGGCTCATGTTCATGCGAGCAACGTCGACGCCGGCCTCCAGCACCGCGAGGGTGTTCTCGAAGCTGGAGATAGCCGGTCCGAAAGTTGCCACAATTTTCGCGCGTCGCATATACCTACCCTTGTACCTTTCTGTTGTCTGGATTTCGGGCATGGAAACACTCGCCTGCGTTTCCCCGGGCGGGTGTTTCTGCTTCCGGCGGTATGTAGTTCGGCTAGAGGAGGCTTGTTCCGATGTCTTTGCCGATTTGTTGGAGCAGGGCGGCGGAGAGATAGGAGTCTTTGGAGGAGTCTTGATCGGTGTATTCGGTCAGGGTGTAGACCCGGGTGAGGGCCATCTCGGACCATCGGTTCTGGGGGAGCAATGAGCGGCCGGCCACGGCGATGATAGGGAGGGTGCCTGAGCGTCGTGCAACAGCAGCGGGCAGTTTCCCGGCCAAGGTTTGTTCGTCGATGCTTCCTTCTCCGGTGATCACCACGTCGCAGCTGTCCTTGCGGGTGTTGAAGTCCAGCAGGTCCAGGAAGTAGTCGGCTCCGGATACCTGTTTGGCGCCCAGGAGCAGGCAGGCGTAGCCAATGCCACCGGCGCTTCCGGCGCCTTCATGTGCTGCCAGTGACTCGGCGTCGGCGAATCCGGCTTCTGCCATCTTGGTCACGAAGTGCCTCAGACTCTCATCAAGGAATGCAACGTCCTCCCTCGTGGCACCCTTTTGTGGGGCGAAGACCGCCGGTGCGCCGTGGGGGCCACGGAGGGGGTTGTGGACATCGCTCGCAACGACAAGTTCGGTGTCGTGCAGTTCCGGGAGGGCGGTGCGGTGAACGGATTGGATCTGTCCCAACGCCGCTCCACTGCCATAGAGCTGGTGCCCTTCGGAGTCGTGGAAGCTGTAGCCCAGGGCGGTGAGCATTCCCATGCCGCCGTCGGTGCTTGCGCTGCCGCCCAATGCCAGCACGATCTTTGCAGGTTTAAGGCTGAGCGCGAACTGGACGGCTTCACCGAATCCGCGGCTGGAGGAGTTCAATGCT
This genomic window contains:
- a CDS encoding aspartate/glutamate racemase family protein — encoded protein: MPTTAHDTEASPQRLTSGDYATRPVLGIVELDSTYPKARGNMANPSSFDFPVKYATAKIRPGWWLEGQGPDQSIREAFMTAALELERQGAAAITTTCGLFAVFQEHAARELNVPVFTSPLMLIPMVAGMIGPDRKVGVVTAAGNRIFEHGFLQQSGVSQSTALAVAAVDSCPEFVDVIRTQRKPDLDSQAFEDQLVGEVADMLRSHPDVGALVLECSDIPPYAHRLARETGLPVFDFTAMASLVYRACLPPTFTH
- a CDS encoding tripartite tricarboxylate transporter substrate binding protein — its product is MKKRLFPSLAALAVVLLGTASCGSGGAANAVQNYPKSPVKIVVPFNAGGGSDAVARQIASQLEDELDGTFIVENKPGAAGVLGTDAVSKAKPDGYTLLSTNSFAFTAQQKLRNTSYTSENFDPIAEESSYGLVQVVKADSPWNSLGDMLKAGKLTYAHPGVGGMVQVGQASLFSTAKVDAQGVPFDGSAPSVTALLGGQVDTTATEVGVALPYIKSGQLKALSVSTPKRVEQLPDVPTVSEAGFPDAGITASEVLLAPKGLPKEIADALEGAVKDALATEKVSGFLKNSVYEAGDVSGAGLDDQMSQTLTQVNDLITKLDIKVAQ
- a CDS encoding tripartite tricarboxylate transporter permease; translated protein: MQGIIDGFMVAFTPANLLFVLIGVLIGMLIGVLPGLGPGPTVALLLPLTFTLEPSTAVIMLAGVYYGAMYGGTITAVLLKLPGESASVVTTFDGYQMARQGRAGAALGIAAIGSFVGGLVATCALVLIAPLMAEFGLRIGPPEYTVIALLGLLLVSAMSQGPLIKGVISAGIGLLLAVVGLDPVDAAPRLDFGVPELLDGFNLVVIIIGVYGISELLSGLMEPTPTAAAGPVGKVLPTRDDMRRSAGPIIRGSILGSLLGTVPGGGGDLPSVASYSLERRLAKDPSRFGKGAIEGVAGPETANNAGAVATFIPLLTLGLPPNPILAVIFGALLIQGITPGPSLVVEHPDIFWGVIASMFIGNLVLLILNLPLVRVWVKVARVPVALMTTGTMLVLLVGAFSAANDVFNIWVAIIAGIVGFFLRKAGFEGGPLILGFVFGSILEPAFRQSLLLSRGDLTIFMTRPISGTLIALAVAAAAYSAFRLIRKRRARAKGQRTLPQPLTTEEAPTNADDSSRH
- a CDS encoding formylglycine-generating enzyme family protein, whose protein sequence is MNLSGITGGLRGAISHEDVRIPAGNFRMGDAFGEGYPADGEGPVHEVELDSFQIDVVTVTNEMFATFVQATGYTTEAEVFGSSAVFHLISTAPQSYVLGVAEGAPWWLNVQGADWAHPAGPSSTVEEILDHPVVHVSHNDAKEYCRWSGRRLPTEAEWEFAARGGQSGKRYPWGDELTPQDEHRCNIWQGTFPQSNTIEDGYLGTAPVRSYPPNGYGLHEMAGNVWEWCSDWFLPKYYRASPSSNPSGPSIGAGRVMRGGSYLCHESYCNRYRVAARTANSPESSSGNCGFRTVTI
- a CDS encoding tripartite tricarboxylate transporter TctB family protein, with the protein product MNKKPFNEGNTVPDNEQRIEDVERKRHGFLSKHVVTLSIMATAAAILAISLSYRVGDPTAPGPGFWPAIIASVVIVLCIVLLFTPHLDSASNQPLTISQWRLLALAILPLLLFVPLLLVAGTPIAAALLAFYSLKVLHGCSTKYSLLWALILTAAVYVIFIVGLGISLPAGLIFGGSL